The following coding sequences lie in one Metopolophium dirhodum isolate CAU chromosome 5, ASM1992520v1, whole genome shotgun sequence genomic window:
- the LOC132945943 gene encoding uncharacterized protein LOC132945943: protein MSAFNSSGPAEILRAEQKDEELYERINRQLCGFLLKLKGHVFVNVNKKNIFCTSQLLYYTLTTLSKLQTLGEEYTKIVQVGKTGKHIPGLMQSTGMILSHVFGDRLIIFALDRLIYYVQYNKSITSQAKDQIIHIATTIKSLVPLLQSLNRVLFYWDGSFYTWAKRFFFIKYIYSILWYHPKRPLHVFKILSVLTGIHLSVLIIMAVFKTPKVQKNAKEPHSKPIPLSSSSKCSLCLEPKQNTSLSFCGHLFCWYCIHEWLQTNNFCPICRKALNPRMVVPLQNFT from the exons ATGTCAGCATTTAATTCTAGTGGGCCCGCGGAGATATTGAGAGCGGAACAAAAAGACGAGGAACTTTACGAACGGATCAATCGACAGTTATGTGGATTTCTTCTGAAACTCaaag gacatGTCTttgttaatgtaaataaaaagaaCATCTTTTGCACATCACAATTACTTTACTATACACTTACGACGCTATCTAAGCTCCAAACATTGGGCGAAGAATATACAAAAATCGTTCAAGTTGGAAAAACTGGAAAACACATTCCAGGACTTATg cAAAGCACTGGTATGATATTATCCCACGTGTTTGGAGACAGACTCATCATCTTTGCTTTGGATCGTTTGATCTATTATGTTCAATATAACAAATCGATAACGAGTCAAGCCAAAGatcaaattatacatattgCAACGACCATCAAATCTCTTGTTCCATTGTTGCAAAGCCTCAAcagagtattattttattgggaCGGTTCCTTTTATACGTGGGCCAAACGATTTTTCTTCATCAAATAT ataTATTCAATTCTGTGGTACCATCCTAAGCGGCCGTTACATGTGTTTAAAATTCTGAGTGTGTTGACTGGCATCCATTTGAGTGTACTCATAATCATGGCCGTATTTAAAACCCCAAAAGTACAAAAGAACGCAAAAGAACCTCATAGTAAGCCAATTCCATTGAGCAGCAGCAGTAAATGTTCTCTTTGTTTAGAACCAAAACAAAACACCTCACTTTCGTTTTGTGGACATCTGTTTTGTTGGTATTGTATTCATGAATGGCTGCAGACTAATAACTTTTGTCCAATATGCCGTAAAGCACTAAATCCTAGAATGGTAGTACCATTACAAAATTTTACTTAG